In one window of Pseudomonas chlororaphis subsp. chlororaphis DNA:
- a CDS encoding dicarboxylate/amino acid:cation symporter, translating into MKKNRLPRQIACGIALGVLVGWLCHRFAADANEARDIASYFSMVTDIFLRMIKMIIAPLVFATLVGGIASMGSSSSVGRIGTRAMAWFVSASMVSLLIGMLLVNLFQPGVGLDLQASQAGAAPVAISTGDFSLKVFIGHVFPRSIAEAMANNEILQIVVFSLFFGFALAAVKRAGFTQIPALVDDLARVMFKITDYVMAFAPIGVFAAIAAAITTGGLGLLLDYSKLIAEFYLGIAILWAVLFGAGYLFLGRSVLTLGKLIKEPILLAFSTASSESAYPKTMEALEKFGAPKRVSSFVLPLGYSFNLDGSMMYQAFAIMFIAQAYNVDLSFTQQLLILLTLMVTSKGMAGVARASIVVVAATLPMFNLPEAGILLILGIDQFLDMARTATNVVGNSIATAVIAKAEGNEEPSADAVESPLGVARATQNPSSVSA; encoded by the coding sequence GTGAAAAAGAACCGACTTCCCCGGCAGATCGCCTGCGGTATTGCCTTGGGCGTACTTGTGGGCTGGCTTTGTCATCGTTTTGCAGCGGATGCCAATGAGGCCAGGGACATCGCCTCGTACTTTTCGATGGTCACCGACATCTTCTTGCGCATGATCAAGATGATCATCGCGCCGCTGGTATTCGCCACACTGGTGGGCGGCATCGCCAGCATGGGCAGTTCGAGTTCGGTGGGGCGTATCGGCACCCGGGCGATGGCCTGGTTCGTCAGTGCCTCGATGGTGTCGCTGCTGATCGGCATGCTCCTGGTGAACCTGTTCCAGCCCGGGGTCGGGCTCGATCTGCAAGCCAGCCAGGCGGGTGCCGCCCCGGTGGCGATCAGCACCGGCGATTTCAGCCTCAAGGTGTTTATCGGACACGTCTTCCCACGCAGCATCGCCGAGGCGATGGCCAATAACGAGATCCTGCAGATCGTGGTGTTCTCGCTGTTCTTCGGTTTTGCGCTGGCGGCGGTGAAGAGGGCGGGGTTCACCCAGATCCCCGCGCTGGTGGATGACCTGGCCAGGGTGATGTTCAAGATCACCGACTACGTCATGGCCTTCGCCCCCATCGGTGTGTTTGCCGCCATTGCCGCGGCGATCACCACTGGCGGGTTGGGCCTGCTGCTGGACTACAGTAAGCTGATCGCCGAGTTCTACCTGGGCATCGCGATCCTCTGGGCGGTGCTGTTCGGCGCCGGTTATCTGTTTCTCGGGCGCTCGGTGCTGACCCTCGGGAAGTTGATCAAGGAACCCATCCTGCTGGCGTTCTCGACGGCCAGCAGCGAGTCGGCCTACCCGAAAACCATGGAGGCGCTGGAGAAGTTCGGCGCGCCCAAGCGAGTCTCGAGTTTTGTCCTGCCCCTGGGGTACTCGTTCAACCTCGACGGTTCGATGATGTACCAGGCGTTTGCCATCATGTTTATCGCCCAGGCCTACAACGTCGACCTGAGTTTCACCCAGCAGCTGTTGATCCTGCTGACCCTGATGGTGACCAGCAAAGGCATGGCCGGGGTCGCGCGGGCGTCGATCGTGGTGGTGGCGGCCACGCTGCCGATGTTCAACCTGCCCGAAGCCGGCATCTTGCTGATCCTCGGCATCGACCAGTTTCTCGACATGGCGCGTACCGCCACCAATGTGGTGGGCAACAGCATTGCCACGGCGGTGATTGCCAAGGCCGAAGGCAACGAGGAACCCAGTGCCGATGCCGTCGAGTCGCCGCTTGGCGTGGCGCGGGCCACGCAGAATCCTTCCTCCGTTTCCGCCTGA
- the cuyB gene encoding cysteate racemase, producing MKSLSKPTRKPAPASRLGIVGGLGSLAGGDLFFKLVKSRAVLADQGRYHFLFEQHPFKDLLLPLDRDANMTSRKFYVFQVCQSFEGSGVDAIMLPCFASHTFREEIQQELGIPILDMMAALSAHIRHVLEPGAVLGVLASDFVRYAGLFERYLGADFQLVYPEPQDQQAMMAAIYGVDGIKDGHLDGVPLEGVYQACLSLQAQGANLIVPGMTELSLVCADLQRRGVTLLDVNEIYAAAATQADGQPARPPFKLGIVGGVGPAATVDFMAKVVRHTPADRDQDHIRMVVEQNPQIPDRTASLLFDQADPTMAMYATCKRLESAGANAIAIPCNTAHAFVERIQPYLQVPIVNMLNETVEAIVEQYGPGKPIGLLATSGTVQSRVYHEAARLAGLSLLTPGFDYQELVMSAIYGERGIKAGFVDGICKEQLLLAAEHLCELGAEVLILGCTELPLVLSHCADFQVGAYRVALVDPTSILAIRCVQLATRP from the coding sequence ATGAAAAGCCTATCCAAACCGACACGCAAGCCAGCGCCGGCCAGCAGGCTGGGCATCGTAGGGGGACTGGGCTCCCTGGCCGGCGGCGATCTGTTCTTCAAGCTGGTGAAGTCCCGGGCGGTGTTGGCCGATCAGGGGCGTTATCACTTCCTGTTCGAGCAGCACCCGTTCAAGGACCTGCTGTTGCCGCTGGACCGCGACGCGAACATGACGTCCAGAAAGTTCTATGTTTTCCAGGTCTGCCAGTCGTTCGAAGGCAGCGGGGTGGACGCGATCATGCTGCCGTGTTTTGCCAGCCACACCTTCCGCGAAGAGATCCAGCAGGAGTTGGGCATCCCGATCCTGGACATGATGGCGGCGCTGAGCGCGCATATCCGCCATGTGCTGGAACCGGGCGCGGTCCTGGGCGTACTCGCCTCGGATTTCGTGCGGTACGCCGGGCTCTTCGAGCGGTACCTGGGGGCCGACTTCCAGCTGGTCTATCCCGAGCCGCAGGATCAGCAGGCCATGATGGCGGCGATCTACGGGGTGGACGGAATCAAGGACGGGCACCTGGACGGGGTGCCACTGGAAGGGGTGTACCAGGCTTGCCTGTCGTTGCAGGCACAGGGAGCGAACCTGATAGTGCCCGGGATGACCGAGCTGTCGCTGGTGTGCGCCGACCTGCAGCGTCGCGGGGTGACGCTGCTCGACGTCAACGAGATCTACGCCGCGGCGGCGACCCAGGCCGATGGCCAGCCCGCCCGGCCGCCGTTCAAGCTCGGCATAGTCGGCGGCGTGGGGCCGGCGGCCACCGTGGACTTCATGGCCAAGGTGGTCCGACATACGCCGGCCGATCGGGATCAGGATCATATCCGCATGGTGGTCGAGCAGAACCCGCAGATTCCGGACCGGACCGCGAGCCTGCTGTTCGACCAGGCCGACCCGACCATGGCCATGTATGCCACCTGCAAGCGGCTCGAAAGCGCCGGGGCCAACGCGATCGCCATACCCTGCAATACCGCCCACGCCTTTGTCGAACGCATCCAGCCTTACCTGCAAGTGCCCATCGTCAACATGCTCAACGAAACCGTCGAGGCGATCGTCGAGCAATACGGTCCAGGCAAGCCCATCGGCCTGCTGGCCACCTCGGGTACGGTGCAGAGCCGGGTCTACCACGAGGCTGCGCGGCTCGCCGGCCTGTCGTTGCTCACGCCGGGTTTCGATTATCAGGAACTGGTGATGAGCGCGATCTACGGCGAGCGCGGGATCAAGGCGGGTTTCGTCGACGGCATCTGCAAGGAGCAATTGCTGCTCGCCGCCGAGCACCTGTGCGAGCTGGGGGCCGAGGTGCTGATCCTGGGGTGCACCGAGCTGCCGCTGGTCCTCAGCCATTGCGCCGATTTCCAGGTCGGCGCTTACCGGGTGGCGCTGGTGG